TTCTGTGGACTACCAGGAGAttgtaggagaatcttagtctcagactctgtatcaggaacttGGTCAGATAGGTCAGCAACAGGGACTTTACCTTCAGATTTATCAACAGCAGTCTTTGGCCCCCTTGTTCAAAAGATTCAGTTTATGAGGCTTAAGAACATCACCTTTAGCGGTAGATTCAGGCTCTTTTTTTAGCTCCTTCTGAAGCGCTCTTTCACCCCTTCACTAGCAAGTCCAAGAGGTCCGGGGCTTGTAGTACCAAGTCGACTAGCGGGGCCACTGCAAGCAGTACCTTGTACTAAAGATGGACACCCTTCTTCTCGATCAGGTACTGGCTCTAGTTCTTGGCAGGATAGCCTTTAGTACGTTTTAGTTTGGTCGTAGATCAAGACAGGCTCTGGAGTACAGGCTTCCAAATCAGCAGTAACACGCTCGTAAAGTACTCCTTCAAGATCATGCCACTTTGCACAGTCAGGTCCAGTGCTTAAATGGGCTGTTGTTGTCTCATTTAGCTCAACTTTATCCGCTCAACATCCACTCCATTATCACCCTTCTTAGACCACTTCCTATCAACCTCAGGGCCTCCACCCTTGACGTATACAGTTCCTCTGTCCCGCTCTCACCAGTGTGTAATGCATATACATCTACTGAACAATTTCCGGGATCTTTATGGCCGGGAATCCttattctcttcctgtCCTCTTCACTACCATTACCACCGTCCTTGTAACACTTTATACCTGTAAATCGTCCACAAGAAGCGCTATGTCTGTAAATATTCGCGGATTTTTCGCGTTGATGATTACGAGTAATTCCTATTTCTTCCGCGGTGACCCTGGGGTCCTTCTTATTCTCAGGGCAACAGTATCCATTCTTTCCGCCACTGGAATGTTTCTGAGATGACCTTTGCTAAAATCTACTATAACTTAATTATAGTTCGAATAGACTAGGTCATCTAGTGTCCTTCAAGGCCACCAGTGATGAGTTGAGGTGCGGAATGACCATCAAGTCTAGTCCACTCATTACcacttttcttcctcctggCGTAATGCTTAGTTTCTCCATCCTCAGTAGTGATTCCTACCATGAGAGCCTTCTCAGGTGTCTGGTCAGGACCGTCCTTATCATTCTGCCAGTAATAGACGGCAACCTTTTCAACATTATGGAATCTTCTTTGGTCCTATTTTGTCTCTACCGTTGCCAACTCTCTCTCAAGAGTAAATGTTTGTCATTCCCCCGAGGGGATGGACGAGAGAGGCAAAGCTAACGGCAttactggttcttcttTTGGCTTCTCATGCATCATCTATATCTTCCCCTTGTACTTGTACGTTTACTGAAACATTACAGGAGGAGATTTTGCGGCTAAACCCCTCGGTATAAGTCGTAGGTCTCCATTCTGATCCTCGCGCTTTTCCCTTGTCTACCAGTTGCCTTCCAAAATTCTCATCTTACCTCCCTCTAGAGATTACACTTGTGATGGATAAAGGGAATTTCAGGAAATCAGCCAGTGGTGTACTCTCTGGTGGCATATGTAACGTGAATTGAGTAAAAAGAGTGGCAAGAATGAGATGTGCAGATTCCTCAAACACTGGTAAAATCCCGTAAATGTACCGTTCCTTCACTCTGATTATATGGAATGGTGTATTAAGGATCAAAAGGATAATTTTGTGGGTgataaagtttgtaaaggaggataTTTTGAGTACCAATACCCTGAATGCAATAAAGTTGACAGACATCCATCTGCGAAGGTCAGTTAAATATGTGCCAAACGTGGTCACTACGTAATAAAGGAGAATCCAGATGTCAAACTCCTCAACGAATTGTCACTTTCCAAATGCACGAGTTTTTGTTAACACCACAGAGTTATTCCAGCGTTCTTCTCACCAAGAATTTGTTCATTAATGTTTTGGAAAGATGTGGTACCGAGATACCTCAGATATGCCTCAACCTAAAGAGTCCAAATATAACGTAAATGTCAAGACTGCGAAAAGGAGCATTGAAGATTTCGATCCCGTTTTAAAAAATGACTCAATTATCTGGAATAAAAGTTATCTCCTCGATAGGAGGTTCAATTTTAGGAAAAAGTACGACCCATATAATCCATAAATTTGGTGCACTGAAGACGTTTCACAGCTTTAGAGGTTTTATAGATGAATAGAGTTCGCGATATGCTGTAATTTAAGTATAAAAACTAGAGAACAGGAAAGATGCATTCACTGGAAATTATCACCTTTTACCGTTCCATGTCTAGTTTAATAAGAATAAAATCTTTACACTTACAGAATAACACTCGTAATTTCAGAGATTTTGTAGATGTGGGAATTGCATAGAACTGTGAATGTACGATAATAGAATGGAGGAAGGAAGTAAATATCGATGGATTTTGCTTTTaaatatctaaaatatGCAAAGCACCCGTAGAATAAGACGTTCAAAGAATGTTATACCCTCCTTTAAATACAGGTGCCATAACTGGTGGTATATTTGGAGGTGGGCCATCAGCAGCTTACGGGGCATTTGAGGCTTATTCATTCTTATTTAACCAGAACAGGAGTTTAATTCTAAAGGCtataaattttgcaaaGATTCTCTTATAGCTTTTTATTCTCTATAGGAAATCACCTGCACACGCTTTGTAAATTCATCACTGGTTCCTCCAGTCAAGGCAGACAGGTAACTCCCGGTTAAATTACTGTATATAATGGAGGCAGCCAAATATAATTCACAGACTTACACTATGCATGCATAGAATGACCCTCGCTACATTCAAGTTTGCAGAAAAGTCGAATAATAAAAACAGTTTCATAAGTTTATGACACCATTTTAAATGGTCACAAATCGACTGTACGATGCTAATACACTTACATGAAATCTCCGTCATCGCTGTAGGCTTCTCCGTAGTCGTTCATATCCATCTTGTACCTCAAAATACCGCCAATTCCACCGAATCCGCTGTGAAATTGGGATCCCTCTTGTGATTTATTTGTAACGAAATCGAGTGCGCTTCCGTAATTTTGGTAATTGTTGATAATCCATTCGATCAGTGGTAGTTTGTCGACAACGTCGAGTTCTACTGCACCATCCTTGTAATGCTCctctttattttcttcGTCTGCACTTAAAAGTTTGACAGATTCTTCACCGGTAACTGGATTTTTGAGTGAAACCCTGACTATGTCAAGTGCCTCATAGATAATGAGCAACTCAATCATTCCTCCTTCGAGTGCTTGGATGGTATCTTGAACTCCATATACATATTTACCAGTGTCGTGTGCGACTTCATCAAAGAACCTTTTGATAACCTTTTTCTCGTGCACAAACTTGACGTTTGAGAGGCATTCAGACGCAAGTTCAATGGCCTGTTGGAAGCCATTTTCTCCACCGTAGGATACGTCAACTATCTTTAGAACCTTAGCAGCCAATCTCTGGTCAAACATATCCGAAGCAGCCAAGTCATTCTTAAAATCTGCATTACCAGCCAAAATTAGGCCGGTAACATTTGGTTTATCGTTTGTAATAAACATGAGAACGGCGTTTTCAGCAACTTTTCTTATGTAATTATGGCGTTTTTCCAATCTCAGACGTGCAAAACGGAGGGCGGACTGACCACCTCTTCCGTGCTTCTTTGGAAGGTCAACAGTAAAACTGTGAAGAACCTCCTTTGTAGATCCCTGGACTGTACCGTAAAGGGCACCGTTACCATCCATGATGATAAATCCGAACTTGTCGTCACTCTCCAACAACTCATGCAAGGCCTAAATTGTGCATGTATGCCAGTAATAGAGCGTGTAAACGCGTCTTACCTCTACGTGGAATTTATTGTCGCAAAGATAGAGAGAAGTGTTTATGGGCTTAAAGGGCTCAAAGTCGATGTTGACCTTTTTGTCTTTACCGTCTTCTGTAATAACAGTACCACAGTACACAACTAGGCCGTTGGGCGGTGTGTTGCGATAGAGTTTTAATCTTTGCATGGTAGAAGTAATGGCAGACAGGACTGACAAACGATTAACTCTAGATTTGATATTTGATGCAGTGCCAAATTCATCTGCCAAAAGCTTACTGATACGAGTAATATCATCCTTGGGACGGATGATCAAGCTGATCATACTAGTTCCATTGCtaaagaataaatgtcCAAGTGAGAGAAGAGTGGCCACGTAAGTGGAAGTTGTAAGCATCGCAGAGAGCAACTTACCCTTTGGCAGATTCTAGCTTTTGTATAAGTCTCTTGATCTTCCATTGCTCTATTGTAGGATCCGAAACCTCCATTTTTACTACAAATTGTGATGAGTTGAGAGAGTATACAAAGCAGTTCCGCGTCTATGGACGCTTTATTGGCAAAGAAGAGAGAGGAATAGTCCCAGCAGACCATATGGAATGACGCGATGTCCTGTGCTGCAGACTCAACGCATAGGCGTACACAATCCAGTTGTCATAGCGGTAATACATTCCGCAAACAGCCGAGTGGAGCCCGGAAAGCAACGGTGGATGTGACAAGCGCCAAAAGCTCCTCGCAAACAACTTGGTGATCCGTGGCAGAGGTATCCCGGACGGACATCATGAATGAAGCGCAAAACTTACATCAACAGGGTGTTTGACTGAGAAATTGAGCATCCAAGCCGCCGTTGATTCGAGCTGCGCCAAATTTGAACTTAAATGGCCGAAAAGTCTTGAAGAGCGCACAATTCGTAGGTGTTTAGTAACAAAAGCCAAAACTCGCGAAAGTTTCAGTCTGGTGGAGGAATTTGGGCGCCTGAGGTGGTGCCCTCGGCCTTCCCGCCACGTCTTCACTTTAATTCAATTTTAAGATTCGAAAAGGTGTTGTTTGTGCTTTAATATGTTATATGACATGATTTTATGGTCTTTTACGCGAAATTAGCGCTTATTTACCCAGCTAGGAGAAGATTTGCATTATAGGCAATATTCTGTGCCTTTGTCTCGTTTGTACCCTGAAATAATCAACGTCGGCAGCTATACAAGGGAGAAGATACTGGAAAATCGGTAGAAATTGGCTTGTACCACTCTGTGAAGAGCAAAAGTTTACAACATGTTCGTACTCGCCAGAATATGATTCCAATTAGACCACTTGCGCGTGTTTTGACGCACGTTTTATGGATTGCGGGTGGAAGCGTGGTAAGAGCCACTTACAAAGCGTATAAGGAGGCTGTGCGCAACAACAATGTCTCCATGGAATCCTACTTTAGACGTCAAATGTCAAAGGAAGAAGCCGCAAAAATACTAGGCTTTGCATCGCATGAAGGAGTTACTGTCCAACAGATTGAGGAAGCTCATCAGAGACTTCGGAATATAAACACACCGTCCAGTAACTTTGCTGGGTCTCCCTATCTT
This region of Theileria equi strain WA chromosome 1, complete sequence genomic DNA includes:
- a CDS encoding eukaryotic peptide chain release factor, putative (encoded by transcript BEWA_026400A), which produces MEVSDPTIEQWKIKRLIQKLESAKGNGTSMISLIIRPKDDITRISKLLADEFGTASNIKSRVNRLSVLSAITSTMQRLKLYRNTPPNGLVVYCGTVITEDGKDKKVNIDFEPFKPINTSLYLCDNKFHVEALHELLESDDKFGFIIMDGNGALYGTVQGSTKEVLHSFTVDLPKKHGRGGQSALRFARLRLEKRHNYIRKVAENAVLMFITNDKPNVTGLILAGNADFKNDLAASDMFDQRLAAKVLKIVDVSYGGENGFQQAIELASECLSNVKFVHEKKVIKRFFDEVAHDTGKYVYGVQDTIQALEGGMIELLIIYEALDIVRVSLKNPVTGEESVKLLSADEENKEEHYKDGAVELDVVDKLPLIEWIINNYQNYGSALDFVTNKSQEGSQFHSGFGGIGGILRYKMDMNDYGEAYSDDGDFM
- a CDS encoding signal peptide-containing protein (encoded by transcript BEWA_026410A), coding for MIPIRPLARVLTHVLWIAGGSVVRATYKAYKEAVRNNNVSMESYFRRQMSKEEAAKILGFASHEGVTVQQIEEAHQRLRNINTPSSNFAGSPYLLEKIDAAQHILRSKQP